From Xiphophorus hellerii strain 12219 chromosome 6, Xiphophorus_hellerii-4.1, whole genome shotgun sequence, the proteins below share one genomic window:
- the b3gnt5b gene encoding lactosylceramide 1,3-N-acetyl-beta-D-glucosaminyltransferase A, whose protein sequence is MFVNLRRIRKCQLVQLMTSCLLLSVVMICWEQLDSAVVSHVKSYSFRYLINSFYYVNRSLTIPREQARSFSDFPYVLDHPDKCADKDVLLLVFVKSFPENFERRNAIRTTWGDEGYIQNTLGVTVKVLFALGTVRRKKTEPLWSNKSDSGFRRKIVHEDAVYGDLIQKNFKDSFHNLTLKLIMQYHWMHSRCAHARFFMTTDDDVFVHMPNLVRYLQELSSKGVTDFWTGRVHIGAPPIRRKDSKYYVPYEMYQWSAYPDYTAGAGYVVSGDVAHKIYHATLTLNASLYIDDVFMGICANAVNVSPQQHVYFAGEGKAPYHPCIYSQMMTSHGHVKDIYELWREATHPKVQQSTSGLFGKLYCTVVRMYLLCKPRFVDTYPCKAAFL, encoded by the coding sequence ATGTTCGTGAACTTGAGGCGCATCCGAAAATGCCAGTTGGTGCAGCTGATGACAAGCTGCCTGCTGCTGTCGGTGGTAATGATCTGCTGGGAGCAGCTGGACTCAGCCGTCGTCAGCCACGTCAAGTCCTACTCCTTCCGCTACCTCATCAACAGCTTCTACTACGTTAATAGGAGCCTCACCATTCCTCGCGAGCAGGCCAGAAGCTTCAGTGACTTCCCCTACGTGCTGGACCACCCCGACAAGTGCGCAGACAAGGACgtcctcctcctcgtcttcgTAAAATCCTTCCCGGAGAACTTCGAGCGTCGAAACGCCATCCGAACCACCTGGGGCGACGAGGGGTACATCCAAAATACCCTGGGCGTGACGGTCAAGGTCCTGTTCGCCTTGGGAACCGTTAGGAGGAAAAAGACCGAGCCTTTGTGGAGCAATAAGAGCGACAGCGGCTTCCGGAGGAAGATTGTCCACGAGGACGCCGTCTACGGCGACTTGATCCAGAAGAACTTCAAGGACTCCTTCCACAACCTGACCCTCAAACTCATCATGCAGTACCACTGGATGCACAGCCGCTGCGCCCACGCCCGCTTCTTCATGACCACGGACGACGACGTCTTTGTCCACATGCCCAACCTGGTGAGGTACCTGCAGGAGCTGAGCAGCAAGGGGGTCACCGACTTCTGGACGGGGAGAGTGCACATCGGAGCACCACCCATCCGCAGAAAAGACAGCAAGTACTACGTTCCCTACGAGATGTACCAATGGTCGGCTTACCCCGACTACACGGCCGGGGCCGGCTACGTCGTCTCCGGCGACGTGGCCCATAAAATCTACCACGCCACGCTGACCCTGAACGCCTCCCTCTACATAGACGACGTGTTCATGGGCATCTGCGCCAACGCCGTCAACGTGTCGCCACAGCAGCACGTTTATTTTGCGGGAGAGGGCAAGGCACCGTACCACCCGTGTATCTACAGCCAGATGATGACCTCTCACGGCCACGTGAAGGACATTTATGAGCTGTGGCGGGAGGCGACGCACCCAAAGGTCCAGCAGAGCACCTCAGGACTGTTCGGGAAGCTGTACTGCACTGTAGTGAGAATGTATCTCCTCTGTAAACCCCGGTTTGTCGACACCTATCCTTGcaaagcagcatttttatag